TAAAGGAATGGGTAAAGGGTATCATCCCTAATGTCGATATGCCGGCTGCTACTCCGATCATGTTGGCTTCAGCTACCCCCACATTGATCATCCTGTCAGGAAACTTATCTTTAAAAGCATGCGTTCCGCTGGCCAACATGAGATCAGCTTCTATGTAACAAATCCGTTCGTCTTTTTTTGCCCTCTCAATCAATAATTCCGTAAATATTTCACGCATCCATCTTCCTGTTAACTGCATGGTCTCACCTTCATTTCATCCAATTCTTTAACCGCCTGTTTCCACATTTCTTCCGTAACGGCCATATTATGTGAAACTAACTTGTTTTCGCAGAAGCTTGCACCCTTCCCTTTAATCGTATCCATAATGATCATAGAAGGTCTGCTGGCCATATTTTGTGCTAGAAAAATTGCATTTTTCAGTGCCTTAACATCATGGCCGTCAACAACCTGCACATGCCAGCCAAAGGATTTCCACTTATCATGAAGTGGATAAAGCCCGTTAATTTGTTCGATGGTCCCATCAATTTGCATTTTGTTATAGTCTGTAAAAGCTATCAGCTTATCTAGCCTCTGAGACCCTGCAAGCATAGCCGCTTCCCAAATCTGACCTTCCTGAGACTCACCATCACCGATGCACACATAGGTCCAATAATTCTTCTTCAACATTCTTGCCCCAAGGGCCACACCAACAGCACATGAAAACCCTTGCCCAAGAGACCCCGTAGTCATGTCTATCCCTATAGTTCGGTTTTTATCACAATGACTTGGCAAATTAGTGTTTGGGCGGTTGAGTGTGTCCAGTATTGATTTATCAAAATACCCCTTTAGTGCTAATGCCGCATAGAGCGCCGGACCGCCATGACCTTTTGAAAGAACAAATCTGTCACGATTTTCGTCCTTAGGATTTTTAGGATCAACATTCATCATATCGAAATACAGTACAGAAAGCAGATCGCAGATCGAGAGACACCCACCGATATGGCCGACACCTAATTTCCCGATACTTTCTATTGTCAGCTTTCTAATTTCTAAGGCTATATCCTCTAAATATTCATACTTATTCATATCCTTACCACCTTATAGTATCGATTTTAATAAATCATATAATATGTCTTCATCCACCTTAACAGGTGTAAAATGAATGAGTGGTGCCTTCATAGAAACTTCCACGATTTTTTTAAGATCACTTTCCTTGATATTGAGTGCGCTTAACCGTGTCGGCAGATTGATAGCTTCCATAATAGCCTCAACCCGGTTAATAAAGGCATCAACGCAGTCATAGCCAAGCATCGCAAACAGCGCATCCATCTTATCTTTACGTCCATTGTATGCAAGTTTAATGAAAGCCGGGAGCGTTATGCTGCATGCTAAACCATGACTTGCGCCAAAATCCGTAGTTAGCGGAAAACTTACTGCATGGATACCCGTGGTCTTTGTCTGACTAAAAGAAATACCTGCAGCAACACTGGCAAAGGCCATATTTTTGCGTGCAGCAGAATGGGTTGGCTCTTTGCATGCTGTTTCAATATTCTCAAGAATCGTCTTGATAACTGAGATCGATAAAGCATCTGAAATAGGATTTGAATTGACGCTCCAGTACGCCTCAATAGCATGTGTAAAAGCATCCATACCTGTAGAAGCCGTTATATGGGAAGGCATAGTATGCGTCAGTTCCGGATCAATAAGTGCAATATCCGGCCAGAAATACTCTGAAGCAAAGGGCATCTTAATCCCTGTCTCCTTATTGGTGTAAACACCAATGTTAGTTACTTCACTACCTGTACCTGCTGTTGTCGGAATACAAATCAACTGGGCATCTCTAGGCTTAAGGACTTTATCGCCTGTACTATAGTAGTCAAAAATACTGCCCTCGTTGTTAATAAGACAAGCTGCCATTTTTGAAGCATCCATAGCACTGCCGCCGCCAAGCCCTATCACTACATCCACATGATTGCTTCTTGCAATTTCTGCTGCCCTATCAACAGTCTGACAGGAGGGATTGGGTTCAATCTCACTAAAAAATACAACTTTTTCAATATGGGTTGCCTCTGCTACCTTTTGGGCCGATCCGTTCTTATAAAAAAACGGATCACACATCATCAGCAGACTGGTGCCCTTAACGTGCTTCACAAGACTCTCTGCGGCACCCTCTTCAAACACCACTTTTGTGGGCATATGAAAGTTAAAGCTCATTTTTTCCATCTTTTCACCTCTTATTTACTACATATACCGTTGGCATCATAAACTTTTCTCCGTCAATATCACACGTAATATAAGCATAATTGCCTGTATATGTTATTATTTCAATTCCGTTTTCAGTTACAAGCACTGTATCTTCACATTTTGAACCTTGAATAGTAGGATTAAAGGCATAAGCTTCATCCCTTCTTACTGAATGTGTACAGCCAATGTTTGCTCTTAGTTCCCTTGGGATAAAACCAGTTAATCCACCCTGATGATGTTCCTTGTACTCAAGAGGATATCCTTGCTTTTGATATTCCAGCAAACCTTTCCCAAATGCACTCTCGACAGTATTGCCGATTTTAAGGCCGCTTAAAAATGCCGCATGGACCATGGCACATCTTGTGTGTTTTTCTACCATATCTTCATCATAGTCAAGGAGTACATCACGAGACAGTGATACAATGAGACCATTTCTTCTGCCGCAGATTCCCACAAGCCCATAGTTTTCAAGTCGATTACCGGCCATAACCGGATGTCTATACCTTAGTGCCCTTTCGTCAAAAGCTATTAAAATAGTAATAGGTTCAATATTATTGCTCCAGAGCCTACCTGAAATCTCTCCTGCAAGCTCATATTCGCTGATCCCTTTCTTAAGGTTCTTACAGATTTCCTCAATGAGAACAGCCGTATCATAACTAAGCTTTTTATATTCCTCACGATCATAAGGCGTCATAATGGTCCGTAGTTTAAAGAGTTCTGCCTCTACCTCCCCTTCTGTTGCCATTTTCAACCCGCCTATAATTTGACTCACAACCTCTTCTCGCTTTTGTGGTTCATCCCATGGGTATCCTATGGCACAAACAGAAGGATTTGAGTCTAACTGTTCGTTATAAAGACGCATAATTTCAATGTTCTCGCTGACTAAATAAATGTGATCAAGTGTAATAAAAAGACTGCCGCAGGCTACAGTTGATGCAAGACCTATAAAGCCTCTTCCCCGAGTGACGTAGCTAAAATTAGCCTGAGATTTTATTTCAATACCTTCAAAGTTTTTTTCCCTTAGTATATTTCTAATTGCTTCTACCTTATATAAAAAATCTTCTTGTCTTGTCATAGCGCACCTATCTCAATATGTACTTTCTGATAATCTGAACTAATTCGTCATAACCTTGATAAAACTGTGTCAGCGTATCAATAACTGCGCCATAATGATCAAATTCATGAACCGACATCCCATCAACATCGTAGGCTTTTACAAATTCAGGTACTGTGAGAAGCTGCTGCATTAACTTCGAATCAACAGGTATATCGATCTGATCCTTAATGTCGACGTTACTGCCGTTAATTTTTTTCTGGAAATCTGGCGGAATGGTTGCTAGTAGATCTCCACCCACAAGAGCTGTCCAGTGATGAATATTTCTAAAGGCAGCAGTCAGGAGCTTAGTCTTGTAGTTTCTTTCTTTATAGAGCGTATAATATTTCTTTGCACAGGCAATACCTGCCCACTCAAGAGCTTCAGGGTCAATCAGTCTATCTTGAGGTTTGATCACTTTTTTAATATAATCATCTGTTCTGCCAATCATAATGGTACACACTGGTGTAATTTCTGAATTGTCTTTTCCTTCCTCCATTCTGCGCTTTAGTCCTCTTTCCACAGCCTCTGCAACAGCAACAGCTTGAGGAACACTAAAACATACTGTGGCATTAATAGATATGCCATGGTAGGTCGCTTCTTCAATAGCCTTTACACCTGCTGACGTTACTGGGATTTTTATTTGTATGTTTGGGGCAAGGGTTGCAAAGTGAAGTGCTTGACTAAGGATTAAGTCGGGACTTTTACAATACTTCGTGTTGGTCTGAATCGAAATACGTCCAGTTCCTGTTTTAGGATTATAGATAGGCTCGAGTTTCTTCGCACCATCCACGGCCATCTTTTCTATCATGATCCAGGCAATCTCATCTTCCGTTAAGGTTGGTTTTTCCTCAATGATTTTAAGAATTTCCTTTTCATAAAACTCTAAATTATTCTGCAGCACACTTTTTACAATAATCGGGTTGGTTGTTGCACCAATACAATTATTATCTAGGGCATACTCAAGATCCTTAAGATCACAGGAATCATTCCAAAATTGTGTGCTGTACTTTTGACTCGTCTCTTTTAAAACACTCATTTTACTTACCTCCTTAATATGCGCATATTTCAGCATTTAAAAATTTCCCTAAAACAAGAAGTTCCTCTTTGATATTTTTATAGGCCACAATGAAATGGGGTTCCCAACCATCTTTTACACTTTGACTTACAAGATCAATAGATGATGTTTCACTCTTAAATACCAGTGACGTCCCTAAAAATTGCTGTTCTTTATCTAATATTTCTCCAGTTGCA
This genomic window from Cellulosilyticum sp. I15G10I2 contains:
- a CDS encoding transaldolase family protein, whose protein sequence is MSVLKETSQKYSTQFWNDSCDLKDLEYALDNNCIGATTNPIIVKSVLQNNLEFYEKEILKIIEEKPTLTEDEIAWIMIEKMAVDGAKKLEPIYNPKTGTGRISIQTNTKYCKSPDLILSQALHFATLAPNIQIKIPVTSAGVKAIEEATYHGISINATVCFSVPQAVAVAEAVERGLKRRMEEGKDNSEITPVCTIMIGRTDDYIKKVIKPQDRLIDPEALEWAGIACAKKYYTLYKERNYKTKLLTAAFRNIHHWTALVGGDLLATIPPDFQKKINGSNVDIKDQIDIPVDSKLMQQLLTVPEFVKAYDVDGMSVHEFDHYGAVIDTLTQFYQGYDELVQIIRKYILR
- a CDS encoding M24 family metallopeptidase, yielding MTRQEDFLYKVEAIRNILREKNFEGIEIKSQANFSYVTRGRGFIGLASTVACGSLFITLDHIYLVSENIEIMRLYNEQLDSNPSVCAIGYPWDEPQKREEVVSQIIGGLKMATEGEVEAELFKLRTIMTPYDREEYKKLSYDTAVLIEEICKNLKKGISEYELAGEISGRLWSNNIEPITILIAFDERALRYRHPVMAGNRLENYGLVGICGRRNGLIVSLSRDVLLDYDEDMVEKHTRCAMVHAAFLSGLKIGNTVESAFGKGLLEYQKQGYPLEYKEHHQGGLTGFIPRELRANIGCTHSVRRDEAYAFNPTIQGSKCEDTVLVTENGIEIITYTGNYAYITCDIDGEKFMMPTVYVVNKR
- a CDS encoding transketolase, coding for MNKYEYLEDIALEIRKLTIESIGKLGVGHIGGCLSICDLLSVLYFDMMNVDPKNPKDENRDRFVLSKGHGGPALYAALALKGYFDKSILDTLNRPNTNLPSHCDKNRTIGIDMTTGSLGQGFSCAVGVALGARMLKKNYWTYVCIGDGESQEGQIWEAAMLAGSQRLDKLIAFTDYNKMQIDGTIEQINGLYPLHDKWKSFGWHVQVVDGHDVKALKNAIFLAQNMASRPSMIIMDTIKGKGASFCENKLVSHNMAVTEEMWKQAVKELDEMKVRPCS
- a CDS encoding iron-containing alcohol dehydrogenase family protein encodes the protein MEKMSFNFHMPTKVVFEEGAAESLVKHVKGTSLLMMCDPFFYKNGSAQKVAEATHIEKVVFFSEIEPNPSCQTVDRAAEIARSNHVDVVIGLGGGSAMDASKMAACLINNEGSIFDYYSTGDKVLKPRDAQLICIPTTAGTGSEVTNIGVYTNKETGIKMPFASEYFWPDIALIDPELTHTMPSHITASTGMDAFTHAIEAYWSVNSNPISDALSISVIKTILENIETACKEPTHSAARKNMAFASVAAGISFSQTKTTGIHAVSFPLTTDFGASHGLACSITLPAFIKLAYNGRKDKMDALFAMLGYDCVDAFINRVEAIMEAINLPTRLSALNIKESDLKKIVEVSMKAPLIHFTPVKVDEDILYDLLKSIL